Part of the Gammaproteobacteria bacterium genome, AAGAAGACCGTGCCGGAAGGCGTCTGGGTCAAGTGCGATAACTGCGGAGCACAGTTGTACCGAACCGAGTTGGAGCGAACTCAGCACGTGTGCCCCAAGTGCGAGCATCATATGCGTCTGGGGGCCAGGCGAAGGCTTGAGTTGTTCCTCGACAGCGACTCGGCCAGAGAGCTTTCCCCCCGGCTTCAGCCCAGGGACCCGCTGAAGTTCAGAGACACCAAGCGTTACCCGGACCGGGTCGCGCAGGCACGAGACAACAGCGGCGAGCTTGAAGCCCTGGTGACCATGACCGGCAAGCTGCACGGGCAGCCGCTCGTGGCCAGCGCGTTCGAGTTCGGTTTCATGGGCGGTTCCATGGGCTCGGTGGTGGGGGAAAAGTTCGTCCGCGCCGCAAGCTATTGCCGCGAACATCGCATGCCGCTGGTCAACTTTTCCGCCTCGGGGGGGGCGCGCATGCAAGAGGCGCTTTTCTCGCTGATGCAACTGTCCAAGGTGACCGCCACGCTGCATACGCTCGCCCAGGCCGGCCTCCCCTATATTTCGATTCTCACCAACCCCACGATGGGCGGTGTGTCCGCAAGTCTGGCGATGCAGGGCGATATCGTGATCGCCGAGCCCGGCGCGCTGATCGGATTTGCCGGCCCGCGCGTGATCAAGCAGACGGTCCGCGAAGACCTCCCTGAAGGATTTCAGCGCGCCGAGTTCCTTCTGGAGCATGGCGCGCTGGACATGATCATGGATCGGCGGGTGATGCGCCTGGAAATCGCCCGGCTGCTCGCCAAGCTGCTCAAGAAACCACCCCCGGAATAACCCTAGGCTCGGAGCAGCAGCACGCCCTCGCCGCCCCGTTCCAGCGAAGGCCACAGGAACGGCAGTTCCGGGTGCGAGGCCGCAAGATCGCCCGCCGCCTCGCCGACCTCCAGCGCCAGCAGCCCGCCCTCGGCAAGGTAGCGGGGCGCTTCCTCGAGGATGCGGGACGCTATGGCCAACCCGTCGGCGCCGGCCGCCAGCGCCATTCGCGGTTCATGACGGTATTCGCGCGGCAGGGAAACGCACGCGCCGTCAGGCACATAGGGAGGATTGGCGACGATGAGATCGAATTTCCCCTGCGCGCCGGCGAAAAGGTCTCCCCTGCGAAGTTCGACGCGGCCCGCCAGGCCAAGCCGGCGCACATTGCGCTCGGCCACGGACAAGGCGGCCGGCGACAGGTCGGTCGCCACGATTTCGGCATCGGGGAAGGCGAACGCGCAGGCAGCGGCGATGCAGCCTGAACCGGTGCAGAGATCGATGATCCGGGGCGCTCGACTCGGGTTCAGCCAGGGCGCGAAACCCGCCTCGATCAGTTCGGCCAGCGGCGAGCGCGGAATGCAGACGCGCTTGTCGACGTAAAAGCGCATCCCGGCAAACCAGGCTTCGCGGGTCAGGTAGGCCAGCGGCAGACGGCGCGACACGCGCGCAAGGGCGATTGTCCGCGCCCGCGCCTGCACGGCCGCCGACATGCGCCGTCCGAGCAGGGAACGGCGCTGCCACAGGCCCGACCGGCTAACGAAATTCGCGAGCGCCAGGGCCTCTTCCTCAGCGCCGCCCATGCCGTGGCCGAAATGGACCCGCCCGCCCCCCCGGCGGGCGGCCAACTCATCGACAAGGTCACAAAAGCGCATAGTCGAACAACAAAATACGGGAGGGGTATTTGCGCGCCAAGGCTACAATCGAACGGCCCGCCCGAGGCGACCGACTTTGCTTGCCCGACTGCTTGTACGCCTGCACTTCATTCTGCCGCTGCTGACGCTCAGCCGCCTGGCGGCGCGCGTTTCGCGGTTCAGGGGGCCGGGGGGCGTGCTGATTCGTATTTTCGCCTGGCTCTTTTCCATCGACAGGGAGGAGGCCGCCAGGCCCGTGCCCCGGGGATATGCCAGCCTTGCCGAGTTCTTCTCGCGCGAACTCAGGGACGGCGCCCGAATTCCGGAAAACGGCGAGGAATGCGTCGTGAGTCCAGCCGACGGATTGTTGACGCGGATCGGAGAGGTCAACGGCACGTCACACCTGCAGGCCAAGGGAGCCGGCTATTCCATCGAGGAGTTGCTGGGCGGCGCGCGTTGCGCCGCGCCTTACGAGGACGGTCATGTGGCGGTCATCTACCTGCGGCCGTCGGATTATCACCGGGTGCGCATGCCTCTTGCCGGCCAGCTGCGCGAAGTCGTGTACCTGCCCGGAAGGCGGCTGTCGGTCAACCCGGCAATCATCGATGCGGCGCCCGCGGTGCTGGCGACCAACGAGCGGGCGGCACTGCATTTCGACACCGGCAGCGGGAAATTCTGCGTGGTCATGGTCGGCGCGCTCAACGTCGGCTCCATCAGCACCGCGTTCGATATCCGCACCGACGCGAGCATTCCGCCGGTGCCGACGCGCTGGCGGTTTCCCGGCCCGCGCGGCGCCAAGTGCGAACGCGGCGACTACCTCGCACACTTCAATCTCGGTTCCACGGTCGTGCTCGTGGCGACGCGGGACCTGCTTGCCTGGTTGCCGGTGCGCCAACCCGTGGAAGAAGTCCGCTGCGGCCAGGCGCTGGGGCAACGGTTACCCGTCGAAATCTGACCCGCGTCCCGGAGTTCTGCCACGGGCGGTCAGGCGCGGCCGATGTATTCCCCGGTGCGCGTGTCCACCTTGATGACCGCGCCTTCTTCCACGAACAGCGGCACGCGAACGACGGCCCCGGTCTCCAGGGTCGCCGGCTTTACGCCCCCGGTTGCGGTGTCGCCCTTCATTCCGGGATCGGACTGCGTGACCTTCAGCTCGACGAAATTCGGCGGCGTGACCGTCAGCGGCGCACCGTTGAAAAGGGTGACGCGGCAGCGGCTCTGATCCACCAGCCAGCGTTCGCAGCCGCCCATGGCTGCTTCGTTCGCTTCGTACTGCTCGTACGTCTCCAGGTCCATGAATACCCATTCGTCCCCGGTGCTGTAGAGATAATCCATTTCCCGGTCGACCACGTCGGCGGCAGGAATCGATTCGCCGGAACGAAAGTTGCGTTCGATCACGCGGCCGGTGCGGAGGTAACGGAGCTTGACGCGGGTAAACGCCTGGCCCTTGCCGGGCTTGACGAACTCGGTCCCGAGGATCGCGCAGGGCTCGTCGCCCAGCATCACCTTGAGCCCGTTCTTGAACTCGTTGGTCGAATACGAAGCCATGGGAACGCGGGCGTCCCGCCCTCAACCAAACAGTTCCGCCATGAAGTTCAGCACCGACTGCCACGACCGCCGGTCCGCCGATTCGCTGTAGCCTATTCCCGGCGCGAGTGCCGGCGAATCGTGCGTGAAGCCGTGCAGTGCGTGGCCGTAGGCGTGAATCTGCCAGTCCGCCCCGGCTTCGGTCATTTCGGTCGCCAGTCCGACCACCGTGTCCGGCGGAACCATCGGATCGGCCCAGCCGTGCAGCACCAGCACCCTGGAGCTGATCGAATCGCCCTCCGTGTTCCCCGGCGGGTTGAACAGGCCGTGCAGGCTGACCACGCCTTTCACGGGGGCGCCGACGCGCGCCAGGTCCAGCACGCACAGGCCGCCGAAACAGTAGCCGATCGCGGCCATGTTCCCGCCGTCCACCTCCGGCTGCGCCGCGGCGCACTCCAGCCCGGCAAGAAGGCGGGCCTGCAGAAGCGCCCGGTCCTCGATCAGCGGGTTCATCAGCGCCATGTTTTCTTCCACGCTCTGGCCGCGAACGCCCTTGCCGTACACGTCCAGCGCAATCCCCACGAAGCCTTCGCCGGCCAGCTTCTCCGCCGCCTCGCATTCGTGCTCGGCGCGCCCGCTCCAGGCATGCGCCACCGCCACCGCCGGCGCTGGTCCGCGCGCGTCGTCCCAGTACATCCGCGCCTCGAAAACCTCGTCCCCGTGGGTGTATTCCACGTCCCGCATGCGTATCGCCATCCGCCTTTCTCCCGGCAAGCTTCCAATCGGAGCGCGAATTTTATCCCCTGCCCCGCCGATTCCGATTGAGGACTTCGGTCGAGTGCGCCTTGAACATTCGGCCTTGATTCAGCAGCACGCAGCCGGCGTGGTACGGTACCGCGCTTTACGCGGAGGCGACGAAGTTGAAACACCCTGTTCTGGCCTGCCTTGGATTGCTGCTTTGTCACGGCGCTGCCCAGGGCGCGGAAGCAGCGGGCGACACGGCCGCCCGGGAAGACGAACAAGCTGGCGAGGAATGGCTGGAAATCGGGGGTCATGTCGACCTGGACTCGGTGCATACGCGCCCGGAAAACGAGGACGGATATAGCAATACCGGCATATCGGAGGTCGGTTTGAGCCTGGCGGCGACGATCGCCGACTGGGTTGCGGTCGAGGCCGGTTTCCTCTACGAACACACGGACCTGGGCGACAGGGTGAATGTGCCCGGCAGCGAAGCGACCTTCCTGGAGACCGCAACCCTCAGCTTCGGCCCCCCGGAAGGACCGTGGTCTGTTTCCGCAGGCCAGCAGTTTCTTCCGTTCGGCGTTTTCGACACGCGCATGTTTTCGGAACCGCTGACGCTTGAGCTCGGCGAGACCAACGAGATTTCCGTTAGCCTTGGGTGGAGTTCCGGCGGGCTAACGACGACTCTGTTCGGCTTCGGCAAGAACGACGATCTCGAATCGGACAGCGGCGTCGCCGGCTATGGAGCGGCCGTTTCCTTTTCGTCCGAGCGCGAGCAAACCGGCCTGGCCCTGAACCTGGCGCTCACCAGCGATTTGAGCTATTCCGCGAACGTGCTGGGCGTGCTTGCGGATACGACGCCGAATGAAGGACCCGCCGACCGGATCGCCGGCCTGTCGGCGCATGCCGCCCTGCGCTACGGGGCCGCCACGCTGATTGCGGAATACGTGGGCGCGCTCGATTCCTACGCCTTCCGGGAAATGGAGTTTGCCGGGCGCGGAGCCCAGCCGGCAAGCTGGCTGCTGGAAGCGGCCTACGACTTCGAAGCAGGCGGCAAGAACGCCACTGCGGCGCTCGGCTACCAGGCGACCCGGGAAGCGCTCGCGCTGGAACTGCCCGCCCGGCGCCTGATTGCCATAGTTTCCTTGCAACTTGCCGAGCCGTTTACGCTTGCCGTGGAGTGGGGGCGCGACAGCGACTACGCGACAGGCAAAGGCGGTAGCGGCGAAGGCGCCAGTTTCGTAACGGTTCAGCTCTCCTGGACCTTCTGACGGCCACGTAAGACGGCGGATCGAAGCGCCTCAGAGTCCCGATAGGGATTTGCCGGCGTCCACCGGCAGGACGGCGCCGGTGATGAAGCGGGCCTCGTCGCTGATCAGGAAGTTGACCGCGTCCACGACGGACTCGACCGGCGGTATGGTCTGGTGGAAACGCGCCAGCGGCATTTCGCTCAGGATTTCTTCCCTGACCTCCTCGGCGGTCCGGTGCTCCGAAGTGATGGGGTCGATCAGGCGTTCGTCCATCACCCGGTCGGACATGATGGGTCCCGGGCAGACGGCGTTCAGTCGAATTCCGCGCCCGGCGACTTCCGCCGCCAGCAGGGTCACAAGCCGGTTCAGGGTCATCTTGCTCAGGGCATAGGATGCGTCAATCCTCTCGGGCTGCAGGGCGCTGGCGCTGGACAGGAACACCATCGCGCCGCCGGACTTCATCATCGGCGCGACCGCCGAAGCCAGCAGGAACGCGCCCTTCACGTTGGTGTCCATGACCCGGTCCCAGTCTTCTTCGTCCAGTTCGAGCAGGGACCTGCGCATGCTGATGCCCACGCAGTTGATGAATACGTCGATTTTTCCACCGAAGAAGTCCTGCACTTCCCCGGTGAGTTCCCCGACCTGTTCGCTGCGGGAGACGTCGCACTGCCGGTAACGCAACTGCCCGGCGTCCGCGTCTTCCAGGGGCTGGTAACCGAACTCCAGGCTCCTGGCGTCCAGCTTGTCGACCACGAGCACTTGCGCGCCCTGGCGGATGCAGGACCGGCAAAGCGCCTCGCCTATCCCGGCTCCGCCGCCGGCAATCGCGACATGCCGGTCCATCATGCTCATGACCTGCTCCTACACTATCTCCCGCGAGGGCCTTGCCGTCTTTTCGTCGCCGTTCAGGCGCCGGCGAACTCGGCGATTCCGGCAAGGGAGCGCTCCACGCCCACGTTTGCGCTGGCCGTGATCTCGCCCGATTCCAGGCTCATCCGCACGCATTCGCCGGTAAAGAAATTGCCGCCGAGCACATGCTCGCCGTCCGCCGATACGCACATCGACGCCCAGCCGAATCCGGGCATGGGCAGTTCCCGCAGCCTCTGGCCCTGCTCGCTCAGGACCTCCACCGCGTTTCCGCGCATGTGAAGCAGCGCGCCGTCGTGCGCGTATCCCACCGCGAAACACATGGCGGCGCGGTCGTCCTCCGGCAGACTCAACACATCGGGCAGCTGCCGGGAATCCTCCAGGTCGAAACGCATGATCCGCTTGCCGGTCTCGGATACGTACACGAGCGTCCTGCCGTCCGGCGCCAGCGTGGAGTGCGTGACCCCGAGAAATCCGCCCATGCCGCCGGTCGTTTCGGTGGCGTGTTCCGCGACCAGCCGGCCGTCGGCCGCGTATTCGAATACGTGGCCGTCGCCCAGGCTGTCGGTGCCGGGCATCGGCGTGAGAACGGTCTTGAGCGGATAGCGGATCTCCGAACCGACCATGTGTTCGGCCAGGTAGATCTGTCCGCCCGGGCCGAAGTTCACGTTCGAGAACGAGCGCTTGGCGAATTCCATGTGCGGCAATCGCTGCCCGTCGGGGCCCACTCGAATCACCAGGTGGGCGTTGCTGTCAAAGGCCCACAGGATCCCGTCCGGATCGAACTTCAGGCCGCCCACCAGGTGGGTGCTGTCGT contains:
- a CDS encoding dienelactone hydrolase family protein; amino-acid sequence: MAIRMRDVEYTHGDEVFEARMYWDDARGPAPAVAVAHAWSGRAEHECEAAEKLAGEGFVGIALDVYGKGVRGQSVEENMALMNPLIEDRALLQARLLAGLECAAAQPEVDGGNMAAIGYCFGGLCVLDLARVGAPVKGVVSLHGLFNPPGNTEGDSISSRVLVLHGWADPMVPPDTVVGLATEMTEAGADWQIHAYGHALHGFTHDSPALAPGIGYSESADRRSWQSVLNFMAELFG
- a CDS encoding acetyl-CoA carboxylase carboxyltransferase subunit beta, which gives rise to MSWLRRLMPSRITTRRPKKTVPEGVWVKCDNCGAQLYRTELERTQHVCPKCEHHMRLGARRRLELFLDSDSARELSPRLQPRDPLKFRDTKRYPDRVAQARDNSGELEALVTMTGKLHGQPLVASAFEFGFMGGSMGSVVGEKFVRAASYCREHRMPLVNFSASGGARMQEALFSLMQLSKVTATLHTLAQAGLPYISILTNPTMGGVSASLAMQGDIVIAEPGALIGFAGPRVIKQTVREDLPEGFQRAEFLLEHGALDMIMDRRVMRLEIARLLAKLLKKPPPE
- the prmB gene encoding 50S ribosomal protein L3 N(5)-glutamine methyltransferase, coding for MRFCDLVDELAARRGGGRVHFGHGMGGAEEEALALANFVSRSGLWQRRSLLGRRMSAAVQARARTIALARVSRRLPLAYLTREAWFAGMRFYVDKRVCIPRSPLAELIEAGFAPWLNPSRAPRIIDLCTGSGCIAAACAFAFPDAEIVATDLSPAALSVAERNVRRLGLAGRVELRRGDLFAGAQGKFDLIVANPPYVPDGACVSLPREYRHEPRMALAAGADGLAIASRILEEAPRYLAEGGLLALEVGEAAGDLAASHPELPFLWPSLERGGEGVLLLRA
- the efp gene encoding elongation factor P: MASYSTNEFKNGLKVMLGDEPCAILGTEFVKPGKGQAFTRVKLRYLRTGRVIERNFRSGESIPAADVVDREMDYLYSTGDEWVFMDLETYEQYEANEAAMGGCERWLVDQSRCRVTLFNGAPLTVTPPNFVELKVTQSDPGMKGDTATGGVKPATLETGAVVRVPLFVEEGAVIKVDTRTGEYIGRA
- the psd gene encoding phosphatidylserine decarboxylase (Phosphatidylserine decarboxylase is synthesized as a single chain precursor. Generation of the pyruvoyl active site from a Ser is coupled to cleavage of a Gly-Ser bond between the larger (beta) and smaller (alpha chains). It is an integral membrane protein.): MPWPKWTRPPPRRAANSSTRSQKRIVEQQNTGGVFARQGYNRTARPRRPTLLARLLVRLHFILPLLTLSRLAARVSRFRGPGGVLIRIFAWLFSIDREEAARPVPRGYASLAEFFSRELRDGARIPENGEECVVSPADGLLTRIGEVNGTSHLQAKGAGYSIEELLGGARCAAPYEDGHVAVIYLRPSDYHRVRMPLAGQLREVVYLPGRRLSVNPAIIDAAPAVLATNERAALHFDTGSGKFCVVMVGALNVGSISTAFDIRTDASIPPVPTRWRFPGPRGAKCERGDYLAHFNLGSTVVLVATRDLLAWLPVRQPVEEVRCGQALGQRLPVEI
- a CDS encoding LbtU family siderophore porin, with amino-acid sequence MKHPVLACLGLLLCHGAAQGAEAAGDTAAREDEQAGEEWLEIGGHVDLDSVHTRPENEDGYSNTGISEVGLSLAATIADWVAVEAGFLYEHTDLGDRVNVPGSEATFLETATLSFGPPEGPWSVSAGQQFLPFGVFDTRMFSEPLTLELGETNEISVSLGWSSGGLTTTLFGFGKNDDLESDSGVAGYGAAVSFSSEREQTGLALNLALTSDLSYSANVLGVLADTTPNEGPADRIAGLSAHAALRYGAATLIAEYVGALDSYAFREMEFAGRGAQPASWLLEAAYDFEAGGKNATAALGYQATREALALELPARRLIAIVSLQLAEPFTLAVEWGRDSDYATGKGGSGEGASFVTVQLSWTF
- a CDS encoding SDR family oxidoreductase, encoding MSMMDRHVAIAGGGAGIGEALCRSCIRQGAQVLVVDKLDARSLEFGYQPLEDADAGQLRYRQCDVSRSEQVGELTGEVQDFFGGKIDVFINCVGISMRRSLLELDEEDWDRVMDTNVKGAFLLASAVAPMMKSGGAMVFLSSASALQPERIDASYALSKMTLNRLVTLLAAEVAGRGIRLNAVCPGPIMSDRVMDERLIDPITSEHRTAEEVREEILSEMPLARFHQTIPPVESVVDAVNFLISDEARFITGAVLPVDAGKSLSGL